The following coding sequences lie in one Catharus ustulatus isolate bCatUst1 chromosome 5, bCatUst1.pri.v2, whole genome shotgun sequence genomic window:
- the FAM184B gene encoding protein FAM184B isoform X4, translating to MASGINNIHQPGTCNGSKAASSSSAEECSREMHTKMCKKIAQLTKVIYALNTKNDEHEDSIQALREAHEEEIQNILAETRETILQCKSKVEEEQLLRKHIQALEIAVAQHKRLKEEALAELILCKKQAEEKESRMEVKQAQLGLSTDSVDTNAGFENKLLHLNQEFDGLLNEYKAFRGENLHKKVNLDEKCSAERYTVLNEMENLKSENQKTAEEYTQKTRKLEAPYETEKETLKKAMQQSVIETNCQQRETEQKKTSEAEEGFLLQQVKKLEADLEEKSQKINERKKHSQKLKERIQELQTQLDEFKRQSECELKQLEKEKEVLTGKLQNSSLEVAQLKQILEQQANNFKESLKKHNLQSNKEKEKLLQDLQNTIKENQNVKLQLEASHQKVLKMLEESKNQELKEAEERLKKEFNETFKIQHQSHRLEIQTLEEKAKKELHDELEQIQKQQALLLGSLRMELSEQQTLCTNLKKQIEELQMELRSVRTMKKKQEGSSQNQIRSLHDELEKCQSEISELKKENIILKDTMELLSAELESQKHEATHLQDRDKQHTRLKELEEKSRKWESRPEDTHLINCLQDKLSEKEEIIKQLVEGRKCQHSFSANAESYRNRSFSFNPNTACLTPFMKQQKKTVEVPSRVVSVPNLASYAKSFLSCDLRSKRSAPQITKSTSLDRSSGCLGVGSPSTQPSDSSAATRTHGNEPSQTKDDQKQDPQHQEWFTKYFSF from the exons GTGATATATGCCCTGAACACTAAGAATGATGAACATGAGGACAGTATACAGGCTCTGAGAGAGGCTCatgaagaagaaattcagaatattcttgCTGAGACAAGAGAAACAATTCTCCAGTGTAAAAGCAAAGTTGAAGAAGAACAGTTACTGAGGAAGCATATTCAGGCCCTTGAAATTGCAGTAGCACAACACAAGAGATTGAAGGAAGAAGCCTTGGCAGAATTAATATTGTGTAAAAAGCAAGCAGAAGAGAAGGAGTCAAGAATGGAAGTGAAGCAAGCACAGTTGGGCCTTTCTACTGACTCAGTAGATACCAATGCGGGCTTTGAAAACAAACTTCTACATTTAAATCAGGAGTTTGATGGACTGCTAAATGAATACAAAGCATTTAGAGGAGAAAATCTacataaaaaagtaaatttagaTGAGAAATGTAGTGCGGAAAGATATACTGTATTAAATGAGATGGAAAACTTGAAGAGTGAGAACcagaaaacagctgaagaatatactcagaaaacaagaaaactggAAGCCCCTtatgagacagaaaaagagaCTTTGAAAAAAGCCATGCAGCAATCTGTGATAGAAACAAACTGTCAGCAAagagaaacagagcaaaaaaagaCCTCAGAGGCTGAGGAAGGTTTTTTGCTACAGCAGGTAAAGAAGCTGGAAGCAGACCTAGAGGAGAAAAGCCAGAAGATAAATGAGAGGAAGAAGCATTCCCAGAAGCTGAAGGAGAGAATACAG gaGCTCCAGACACAGCTAGATGAATTTAAAAGACAATCTGAGTGTGAACTAAAGCaactagagaaagaaaaagaagttctAACTGGGAAACTTCAAAACTCTTCACTTGAG GTGGCTCAGCTGAAGCAAATATTGGAACAACAAGCAAATAATTTCAAGGAGTCACTGAAGAAACATAATCTACAGTccaacaaagaaaaagagaagctttTGCAGGATCTTCAAAACACcattaaagaaaatcaaaatgttaaACTGCAGTTGGAGGCATCACACCAAAAAGTCTTAAAAATGTTGGAGGAAAGCAAGAATCAGGAACTCAAG GAGGCAGAAGAACGtttgaaaaaggaatttaatgAGACTTTCAAGATCCAACATCAGTCTCATAGGCTGGAAATACAAACCTtggaagagaaagcaaagaaagaattACATGATGAACTCGAGCAGATACAGAAGCAGCAAGCCCTGTTGCTAG GATCTCTAAGGATGGAACTCTCTGAGCAACAGACATTATGCACAAACCTAAAGAAACAAATAGAAGAATTACAAATGGAACTGAGGAGTGTGAGGACAATGAAGAAGAAACAG GAAGGAAGTAGCCAAAACCAGATCAGATCTCTTCATGATGAACTGGAAAAATGTCAGAGTGAAATTTCTGAACTCAAGAAAGAGAATATAATTTTGAAGGACACAAtggagctgctcagtgctgagctggagtCACAGAAGCACGAAGCTACACATCTTCAGGATAGAGATAAACAGCACACAAG ACTTAAAGAATTAGAAGAAAAGTCAAGAAAGTGGGAGTCCAGGCCTGAAGATACACACCTTATAAACTGTCTGCAAGACAAATTAAGTGAGAAAGAGGAGATTATCAAGCAGCTGGTG gaaggaagaaaatgtcaACATTCATTTTCAGCCAACGCTGAATCTTACAGGAATCGATCATTTTCTTTCAACCCTAATACAGCATGCCTGACTCCCTTCATGAAG cagcagaagaaaacagttgAGGTGCCCAGTCGTGTTGTCAGTGTTCCGAATTTAGCTTCCTATGCAAAGAGCTTTTTGAGCTGTGACTTGAGATCAAAAAGAAGTGCTCCTCAAATAACAAAATCTACAAGCTTAGACCGGAGTTCTGGCTGCCTCGGGGTGGGCTCTCCATCAACACAGCCCTcagacagcagtgctgccaCAAG GACACATGGCAATGAACCATCACAAACCAAAGATGACCAAAAACAAGACCCTCAGCATCAAGAATGGTTTActaagtatttttcattttaa
- the FAM184B gene encoding protein FAM184B isoform X2: protein MASGINNIHQPGTCNGSKAASSSSAEECSREMHTKMCKKIAQLTKVIYALNTKNDEHEDSIQALREAHEEEIQNILAETRETILQCKSKVEEEQLLRKHIQALEIAVAQHKRLKEEALAELILCKKQAEEKESRMEVKQAQLGLSTDSVDTNAGFENKLLHLNQEFDGLLNEYKAFRGENLHKKVNLDEKCSAERYTVLNEMENLKSENQKTAEEYTQKTRKLEAPYETEKETLKKAMQQSVIETNCQQRETEQKKTSEAEEGFLLQQVKKLEADLEEKSQKINERKKHSQKLKERIQELQTQLDEFKRQSECELKQLEKEKEVLTGKLQNSSLEVAQLKQILEQQANNFKESLKKHNLQSNKEKEKLLQDLQNTIKENQNVKLQLEASHQKVLKMLEESKNQELKEAEERLKKEFNETFKIQHQSHRLEIQTLEEKAKKELHDELEQIQKQQALLLGSLRMELSEQQTLCTNLKKQIEELQMELRSVRTMKKKQEGSSQNQIRSLHDELEKCQSEISELKKENIILKDTMELLSAELESQKHEATHLQDRDKQHTRLLVEDLNIKHKKELDILKRDHRKEIENIVSDFSSTQAHLQAKIFSLDTALKELEEKSRKWESRPEDTHLINCLQDKLSEKEEIIKQLVEGRKCQHSFSANAESYRNRSFSFNPNTACLTPFMKQKKTVEVPSRVVSVPNLASYAKSFLSCDLRSKRSAPQITKSTSLDRSSGCLGVGSPSTQPSDSSAATRTHGNEPSQTKDDQKQDPQHQEWFTKYFSF from the exons GTGATATATGCCCTGAACACTAAGAATGATGAACATGAGGACAGTATACAGGCTCTGAGAGAGGCTCatgaagaagaaattcagaatattcttgCTGAGACAAGAGAAACAATTCTCCAGTGTAAAAGCAAAGTTGAAGAAGAACAGTTACTGAGGAAGCATATTCAGGCCCTTGAAATTGCAGTAGCACAACACAAGAGATTGAAGGAAGAAGCCTTGGCAGAATTAATATTGTGTAAAAAGCAAGCAGAAGAGAAGGAGTCAAGAATGGAAGTGAAGCAAGCACAGTTGGGCCTTTCTACTGACTCAGTAGATACCAATGCGGGCTTTGAAAACAAACTTCTACATTTAAATCAGGAGTTTGATGGACTGCTAAATGAATACAAAGCATTTAGAGGAGAAAATCTacataaaaaagtaaatttagaTGAGAAATGTAGTGCGGAAAGATATACTGTATTAAATGAGATGGAAAACTTGAAGAGTGAGAACcagaaaacagctgaagaatatactcagaaaacaagaaaactggAAGCCCCTtatgagacagaaaaagagaCTTTGAAAAAAGCCATGCAGCAATCTGTGATAGAAACAAACTGTCAGCAAagagaaacagagcaaaaaaagaCCTCAGAGGCTGAGGAAGGTTTTTTGCTACAGCAGGTAAAGAAGCTGGAAGCAGACCTAGAGGAGAAAAGCCAGAAGATAAATGAGAGGAAGAAGCATTCCCAGAAGCTGAAGGAGAGAATACAG gaGCTCCAGACACAGCTAGATGAATTTAAAAGACAATCTGAGTGTGAACTAAAGCaactagagaaagaaaaagaagttctAACTGGGAAACTTCAAAACTCTTCACTTGAG GTGGCTCAGCTGAAGCAAATATTGGAACAACAAGCAAATAATTTCAAGGAGTCACTGAAGAAACATAATCTACAGTccaacaaagaaaaagagaagctttTGCAGGATCTTCAAAACACcattaaagaaaatcaaaatgttaaACTGCAGTTGGAGGCATCACACCAAAAAGTCTTAAAAATGTTGGAGGAAAGCAAGAATCAGGAACTCAAG GAGGCAGAAGAACGtttgaaaaaggaatttaatgAGACTTTCAAGATCCAACATCAGTCTCATAGGCTGGAAATACAAACCTtggaagagaaagcaaagaaagaattACATGATGAACTCGAGCAGATACAGAAGCAGCAAGCCCTGTTGCTAG GATCTCTAAGGATGGAACTCTCTGAGCAACAGACATTATGCACAAACCTAAAGAAACAAATAGAAGAATTACAAATGGAACTGAGGAGTGTGAGGACAATGAAGAAGAAACAG GAAGGAAGTAGCCAAAACCAGATCAGATCTCTTCATGATGAACTGGAAAAATGTCAGAGTGAAATTTCTGAACTCAAGAAAGAGAATATAATTTTGAAGGACACAAtggagctgctcagtgctgagctggagtCACAGAAGCACGAAGCTACACATCTTCAGGATAGAGATAAACAGCACACAAG GCTACTGGTAGAAGACCTCAATATCAAGCATAAAAAAGAACTGGACATACTGAAACGAGATCACCGGAAGGAAATTGAAAACATAGTATCTGATTTCAGCAGCACTCAGGCACATCTCCAAGCAAAGATTTTCTCCTTAGACACTGC ACTTAAAGAATTAGAAGAAAAGTCAAGAAAGTGGGAGTCCAGGCCTGAAGATACACACCTTATAAACTGTCTGCAAGACAAATTAAGTGAGAAAGAGGAGATTATCAAGCAGCTGGTG gaaggaagaaaatgtcaACATTCATTTTCAGCCAACGCTGAATCTTACAGGAATCGATCATTTTCTTTCAACCCTAATACAGCATGCCTGACTCCCTTCATGAAG cagaagaaaacagttgAGGTGCCCAGTCGTGTTGTCAGTGTTCCGAATTTAGCTTCCTATGCAAAGAGCTTTTTGAGCTGTGACTTGAGATCAAAAAGAAGTGCTCCTCAAATAACAAAATCTACAAGCTTAGACCGGAGTTCTGGCTGCCTCGGGGTGGGCTCTCCATCAACACAGCCCTcagacagcagtgctgccaCAAG GACACATGGCAATGAACCATCACAAACCAAAGATGACCAAAAACAAGACCCTCAGCATCAAGAATGGTTTActaagtatttttcattttaa
- the FAM184B gene encoding protein FAM184B isoform X1 — MASGINNIHQPGTCNGSKAASSSSAEECSREMHTKMCKKIAQLTKVIYALNTKNDEHEDSIQALREAHEEEIQNILAETRETILQCKSKVEEEQLLRKHIQALEIAVAQHKRLKEEALAELILCKKQAEEKESRMEVKQAQLGLSTDSVDTNAGFENKLLHLNQEFDGLLNEYKAFRGENLHKKVNLDEKCSAERYTVLNEMENLKSENQKTAEEYTQKTRKLEAPYETEKETLKKAMQQSVIETNCQQRETEQKKTSEAEEGFLLQQVKKLEADLEEKSQKINERKKHSQKLKERIQELQTQLDEFKRQSECELKQLEKEKEVLTGKLQNSSLEVAQLKQILEQQANNFKESLKKHNLQSNKEKEKLLQDLQNTIKENQNVKLQLEASHQKVLKMLEESKNQELKEAEERLKKEFNETFKIQHQSHRLEIQTLEEKAKKELHDELEQIQKQQALLLGSLRMELSEQQTLCTNLKKQIEELQMELRSVRTMKKKQEGSSQNQIRSLHDELEKCQSEISELKKENIILKDTMELLSAELESQKHEATHLQDRDKQHTRLLVEDLNIKHKKELDILKRDHRKEIENIVSDFSSTQAHLQAKIFSLDTALKELEEKSRKWESRPEDTHLINCLQDKLSEKEEIIKQLVEGRKCQHSFSANAESYRNRSFSFNPNTACLTPFMKQQKKTVEVPSRVVSVPNLASYAKSFLSCDLRSKRSAPQITKSTSLDRSSGCLGVGSPSTQPSDSSAATRTHGNEPSQTKDDQKQDPQHQEWFTKYFSF, encoded by the exons GTGATATATGCCCTGAACACTAAGAATGATGAACATGAGGACAGTATACAGGCTCTGAGAGAGGCTCatgaagaagaaattcagaatattcttgCTGAGACAAGAGAAACAATTCTCCAGTGTAAAAGCAAAGTTGAAGAAGAACAGTTACTGAGGAAGCATATTCAGGCCCTTGAAATTGCAGTAGCACAACACAAGAGATTGAAGGAAGAAGCCTTGGCAGAATTAATATTGTGTAAAAAGCAAGCAGAAGAGAAGGAGTCAAGAATGGAAGTGAAGCAAGCACAGTTGGGCCTTTCTACTGACTCAGTAGATACCAATGCGGGCTTTGAAAACAAACTTCTACATTTAAATCAGGAGTTTGATGGACTGCTAAATGAATACAAAGCATTTAGAGGAGAAAATCTacataaaaaagtaaatttagaTGAGAAATGTAGTGCGGAAAGATATACTGTATTAAATGAGATGGAAAACTTGAAGAGTGAGAACcagaaaacagctgaagaatatactcagaaaacaagaaaactggAAGCCCCTtatgagacagaaaaagagaCTTTGAAAAAAGCCATGCAGCAATCTGTGATAGAAACAAACTGTCAGCAAagagaaacagagcaaaaaaagaCCTCAGAGGCTGAGGAAGGTTTTTTGCTACAGCAGGTAAAGAAGCTGGAAGCAGACCTAGAGGAGAAAAGCCAGAAGATAAATGAGAGGAAGAAGCATTCCCAGAAGCTGAAGGAGAGAATACAG gaGCTCCAGACACAGCTAGATGAATTTAAAAGACAATCTGAGTGTGAACTAAAGCaactagagaaagaaaaagaagttctAACTGGGAAACTTCAAAACTCTTCACTTGAG GTGGCTCAGCTGAAGCAAATATTGGAACAACAAGCAAATAATTTCAAGGAGTCACTGAAGAAACATAATCTACAGTccaacaaagaaaaagagaagctttTGCAGGATCTTCAAAACACcattaaagaaaatcaaaatgttaaACTGCAGTTGGAGGCATCACACCAAAAAGTCTTAAAAATGTTGGAGGAAAGCAAGAATCAGGAACTCAAG GAGGCAGAAGAACGtttgaaaaaggaatttaatgAGACTTTCAAGATCCAACATCAGTCTCATAGGCTGGAAATACAAACCTtggaagagaaagcaaagaaagaattACATGATGAACTCGAGCAGATACAGAAGCAGCAAGCCCTGTTGCTAG GATCTCTAAGGATGGAACTCTCTGAGCAACAGACATTATGCACAAACCTAAAGAAACAAATAGAAGAATTACAAATGGAACTGAGGAGTGTGAGGACAATGAAGAAGAAACAG GAAGGAAGTAGCCAAAACCAGATCAGATCTCTTCATGATGAACTGGAAAAATGTCAGAGTGAAATTTCTGAACTCAAGAAAGAGAATATAATTTTGAAGGACACAAtggagctgctcagtgctgagctggagtCACAGAAGCACGAAGCTACACATCTTCAGGATAGAGATAAACAGCACACAAG GCTACTGGTAGAAGACCTCAATATCAAGCATAAAAAAGAACTGGACATACTGAAACGAGATCACCGGAAGGAAATTGAAAACATAGTATCTGATTTCAGCAGCACTCAGGCACATCTCCAAGCAAAGATTTTCTCCTTAGACACTGC ACTTAAAGAATTAGAAGAAAAGTCAAGAAAGTGGGAGTCCAGGCCTGAAGATACACACCTTATAAACTGTCTGCAAGACAAATTAAGTGAGAAAGAGGAGATTATCAAGCAGCTGGTG gaaggaagaaaatgtcaACATTCATTTTCAGCCAACGCTGAATCTTACAGGAATCGATCATTTTCTTTCAACCCTAATACAGCATGCCTGACTCCCTTCATGAAG cagcagaagaaaacagttgAGGTGCCCAGTCGTGTTGTCAGTGTTCCGAATTTAGCTTCCTATGCAAAGAGCTTTTTGAGCTGTGACTTGAGATCAAAAAGAAGTGCTCCTCAAATAACAAAATCTACAAGCTTAGACCGGAGTTCTGGCTGCCTCGGGGTGGGCTCTCCATCAACACAGCCCTcagacagcagtgctgccaCAAG GACACATGGCAATGAACCATCACAAACCAAAGATGACCAAAAACAAGACCCTCAGCATCAAGAATGGTTTActaagtatttttcattttaa
- the FAM184B gene encoding protein FAM184B isoform X5, which yields MASGINNIHQPGTCNGSKAASSSSAEECSREMHTKMCKKIAQLTKVIYALNTKNDEHEDSIQALREAHEEEIQNILAETRETILQCKSKVEEEQLLRKHIQALEIAVAQHKRLKEEALAELILCKKQAEEKESRMEVKQAQLGLSTDSVDTNAGFENKLLHLNQEFDGLLNEYKAFRGENLHKKVNLDEKCSAERYTVLNEMENLKSENQKTAEEYTQKTRKLEAPYETEKETLKKAMQQSVIETNCQQRETEQKKTSEAEEGFLLQQVKKLEADLEEKSQKINERKKHSQKLKERIQELQTQLDEFKRQSECELKQLEKEKEVLTGKLQNSSLEVAQLKQILEQQANNFKESLKKHNLQSNKEKEKLLQDLQNTIKENQNVKLQLEASHQKVLKMLEESKNQELKEAEERLKKEFNETFKIQHQSHRLEIQTLEEKAKKELHDELEQIQKQQALLLGSLRMELSEQQTLCTNLKKQIEELQMELRSVRTMKKKQEGSSQNQIRSLHDELEKCQSEISELKKENIILKDTMELLSAELESQKHEATHLQDRDKQHTRLLVEDLNIKHKKELDILKRDHRKEIENIVSDFSSTQAHLQAKIFSLDTALKELEEKSRKWESRPEDTHLINCLQDKLSEKEEIIKQLVEGRKCQHSFSANAESYRNRSFSFNPNTACLTPFMKFSVTIKSSRRKQLRCPVVLSVFRI from the exons GTGATATATGCCCTGAACACTAAGAATGATGAACATGAGGACAGTATACAGGCTCTGAGAGAGGCTCatgaagaagaaattcagaatattcttgCTGAGACAAGAGAAACAATTCTCCAGTGTAAAAGCAAAGTTGAAGAAGAACAGTTACTGAGGAAGCATATTCAGGCCCTTGAAATTGCAGTAGCACAACACAAGAGATTGAAGGAAGAAGCCTTGGCAGAATTAATATTGTGTAAAAAGCAAGCAGAAGAGAAGGAGTCAAGAATGGAAGTGAAGCAAGCACAGTTGGGCCTTTCTACTGACTCAGTAGATACCAATGCGGGCTTTGAAAACAAACTTCTACATTTAAATCAGGAGTTTGATGGACTGCTAAATGAATACAAAGCATTTAGAGGAGAAAATCTacataaaaaagtaaatttagaTGAGAAATGTAGTGCGGAAAGATATACTGTATTAAATGAGATGGAAAACTTGAAGAGTGAGAACcagaaaacagctgaagaatatactcagaaaacaagaaaactggAAGCCCCTtatgagacagaaaaagagaCTTTGAAAAAAGCCATGCAGCAATCTGTGATAGAAACAAACTGTCAGCAAagagaaacagagcaaaaaaagaCCTCAGAGGCTGAGGAAGGTTTTTTGCTACAGCAGGTAAAGAAGCTGGAAGCAGACCTAGAGGAGAAAAGCCAGAAGATAAATGAGAGGAAGAAGCATTCCCAGAAGCTGAAGGAGAGAATACAG gaGCTCCAGACACAGCTAGATGAATTTAAAAGACAATCTGAGTGTGAACTAAAGCaactagagaaagaaaaagaagttctAACTGGGAAACTTCAAAACTCTTCACTTGAG GTGGCTCAGCTGAAGCAAATATTGGAACAACAAGCAAATAATTTCAAGGAGTCACTGAAGAAACATAATCTACAGTccaacaaagaaaaagagaagctttTGCAGGATCTTCAAAACACcattaaagaaaatcaaaatgttaaACTGCAGTTGGAGGCATCACACCAAAAAGTCTTAAAAATGTTGGAGGAAAGCAAGAATCAGGAACTCAAG GAGGCAGAAGAACGtttgaaaaaggaatttaatgAGACTTTCAAGATCCAACATCAGTCTCATAGGCTGGAAATACAAACCTtggaagagaaagcaaagaaagaattACATGATGAACTCGAGCAGATACAGAAGCAGCAAGCCCTGTTGCTAG GATCTCTAAGGATGGAACTCTCTGAGCAACAGACATTATGCACAAACCTAAAGAAACAAATAGAAGAATTACAAATGGAACTGAGGAGTGTGAGGACAATGAAGAAGAAACAG GAAGGAAGTAGCCAAAACCAGATCAGATCTCTTCATGATGAACTGGAAAAATGTCAGAGTGAAATTTCTGAACTCAAGAAAGAGAATATAATTTTGAAGGACACAAtggagctgctcagtgctgagctggagtCACAGAAGCACGAAGCTACACATCTTCAGGATAGAGATAAACAGCACACAAG GCTACTGGTAGAAGACCTCAATATCAAGCATAAAAAAGAACTGGACATACTGAAACGAGATCACCGGAAGGAAATTGAAAACATAGTATCTGATTTCAGCAGCACTCAGGCACATCTCCAAGCAAAGATTTTCTCCTTAGACACTGC ACTTAAAGAATTAGAAGAAAAGTCAAGAAAGTGGGAGTCCAGGCCTGAAGATACACACCTTATAAACTGTCTGCAAGACAAATTAAGTGAGAAAGAGGAGATTATCAAGCAGCTGGTG gaaggaagaaaatgtcaACATTCATTTTCAGCCAACGCTGAATCTTACAGGAATCGATCATTTTCTTTCAACCCTAATACAGCATGCCTGACTCCCTTCATGAAG TTTTCTGTTAcaataaaaagcagcagaagaaaacagttgAGGTGCCCAGTCGTGTTGTCAGTGTTCCGAATTTAG
- the FAM184B gene encoding protein FAM184B isoform X3: MKTFSLCMGLFQLCRRREKLEVIYALNTKNDEHEDSIQALREAHEEEIQNILAETRETILQCKSKVEEEQLLRKHIQALEIAVAQHKRLKEEALAELILCKKQAEEKESRMEVKQAQLGLSTDSVDTNAGFENKLLHLNQEFDGLLNEYKAFRGENLHKKVNLDEKCSAERYTVLNEMENLKSENQKTAEEYTQKTRKLEAPYETEKETLKKAMQQSVIETNCQQRETEQKKTSEAEEGFLLQQVKKLEADLEEKSQKINERKKHSQKLKERIQELQTQLDEFKRQSECELKQLEKEKEVLTGKLQNSSLEVAQLKQILEQQANNFKESLKKHNLQSNKEKEKLLQDLQNTIKENQNVKLQLEASHQKVLKMLEESKNQELKEAEERLKKEFNETFKIQHQSHRLEIQTLEEKAKKELHDELEQIQKQQALLLGSLRMELSEQQTLCTNLKKQIEELQMELRSVRTMKKKQEGSSQNQIRSLHDELEKCQSEISELKKENIILKDTMELLSAELESQKHEATHLQDRDKQHTRLLVEDLNIKHKKELDILKRDHRKEIENIVSDFSSTQAHLQAKIFSLDTALKELEEKSRKWESRPEDTHLINCLQDKLSEKEEIIKQLVEGRKCQHSFSANAESYRNRSFSFNPNTACLTPFMKQQKKTVEVPSRVVSVPNLASYAKSFLSCDLRSKRSAPQITKSTSLDRSSGCLGVGSPSTQPSDSSAATRTHGNEPSQTKDDQKQDPQHQEWFTKYFSF; the protein is encoded by the exons GTGATATATGCCCTGAACACTAAGAATGATGAACATGAGGACAGTATACAGGCTCTGAGAGAGGCTCatgaagaagaaattcagaatattcttgCTGAGACAAGAGAAACAATTCTCCAGTGTAAAAGCAAAGTTGAAGAAGAACAGTTACTGAGGAAGCATATTCAGGCCCTTGAAATTGCAGTAGCACAACACAAGAGATTGAAGGAAGAAGCCTTGGCAGAATTAATATTGTGTAAAAAGCAAGCAGAAGAGAAGGAGTCAAGAATGGAAGTGAAGCAAGCACAGTTGGGCCTTTCTACTGACTCAGTAGATACCAATGCGGGCTTTGAAAACAAACTTCTACATTTAAATCAGGAGTTTGATGGACTGCTAAATGAATACAAAGCATTTAGAGGAGAAAATCTacataaaaaagtaaatttagaTGAGAAATGTAGTGCGGAAAGATATACTGTATTAAATGAGATGGAAAACTTGAAGAGTGAGAACcagaaaacagctgaagaatatactcagaaaacaagaaaactggAAGCCCCTtatgagacagaaaaagagaCTTTGAAAAAAGCCATGCAGCAATCTGTGATAGAAACAAACTGTCAGCAAagagaaacagagcaaaaaaagaCCTCAGAGGCTGAGGAAGGTTTTTTGCTACAGCAGGTAAAGAAGCTGGAAGCAGACCTAGAGGAGAAAAGCCAGAAGATAAATGAGAGGAAGAAGCATTCCCAGAAGCTGAAGGAGAGAATACAG gaGCTCCAGACACAGCTAGATGAATTTAAAAGACAATCTGAGTGTGAACTAAAGCaactagagaaagaaaaagaagttctAACTGGGAAACTTCAAAACTCTTCACTTGAG GTGGCTCAGCTGAAGCAAATATTGGAACAACAAGCAAATAATTTCAAGGAGTCACTGAAGAAACATAATCTACAGTccaacaaagaaaaagagaagctttTGCAGGATCTTCAAAACACcattaaagaaaatcaaaatgttaaACTGCAGTTGGAGGCATCACACCAAAAAGTCTTAAAAATGTTGGAGGAAAGCAAGAATCAGGAACTCAAG GAGGCAGAAGAACGtttgaaaaaggaatttaatgAGACTTTCAAGATCCAACATCAGTCTCATAGGCTGGAAATACAAACCTtggaagagaaagcaaagaaagaattACATGATGAACTCGAGCAGATACAGAAGCAGCAAGCCCTGTTGCTAG GATCTCTAAGGATGGAACTCTCTGAGCAACAGACATTATGCACAAACCTAAAGAAACAAATAGAAGAATTACAAATGGAACTGAGGAGTGTGAGGACAATGAAGAAGAAACAG GAAGGAAGTAGCCAAAACCAGATCAGATCTCTTCATGATGAACTGGAAAAATGTCAGAGTGAAATTTCTGAACTCAAGAAAGAGAATATAATTTTGAAGGACACAAtggagctgctcagtgctgagctggagtCACAGAAGCACGAAGCTACACATCTTCAGGATAGAGATAAACAGCACACAAG GCTACTGGTAGAAGACCTCAATATCAAGCATAAAAAAGAACTGGACATACTGAAACGAGATCACCGGAAGGAAATTGAAAACATAGTATCTGATTTCAGCAGCACTCAGGCACATCTCCAAGCAAAGATTTTCTCCTTAGACACTGC ACTTAAAGAATTAGAAGAAAAGTCAAGAAAGTGGGAGTCCAGGCCTGAAGATACACACCTTATAAACTGTCTGCAAGACAAATTAAGTGAGAAAGAGGAGATTATCAAGCAGCTGGTG gaaggaagaaaatgtcaACATTCATTTTCAGCCAACGCTGAATCTTACAGGAATCGATCATTTTCTTTCAACCCTAATACAGCATGCCTGACTCCCTTCATGAAG cagcagaagaaaacagttgAGGTGCCCAGTCGTGTTGTCAGTGTTCCGAATTTAGCTTCCTATGCAAAGAGCTTTTTGAGCTGTGACTTGAGATCAAAAAGAAGTGCTCCTCAAATAACAAAATCTACAAGCTTAGACCGGAGTTCTGGCTGCCTCGGGGTGGGCTCTCCATCAACACAGCCCTcagacagcagtgctgccaCAAG GACACATGGCAATGAACCATCACAAACCAAAGATGACCAAAAACAAGACCCTCAGCATCAAGAATGGTTTActaagtatttttcattttaa